A window from Thalassophryne amazonica chromosome 15, fThaAma1.1, whole genome shotgun sequence encodes these proteins:
- the LOC117526619 gene encoding OCIA domain-containing protein 1-like, giving the protein MNVCSSSCLFCWYLAGKISYTKTCQEKLKRLENSPIAEALRMRTGQYPSSFQRSQSEPSSSDSQSGELVFQPTESQSQTPDLSRDYGYGYNDESPMQIERPDDFSGPASYPPYVEEEVPKKKTILYEDLRQKNRENYEGDP; this is encoded by the exons ATGAATGTTTGTTCCTCCAGTTGCTTGTTTTGTTGGTACCTGGCTGGCAAGATTTCATACACAAAGACATGTCAGGAAAAGCTGAAGCGGTTGGAGAATTCCCCTATTGCTGAGGCGCTCCGAATGAGGACAGGACAGTATCCCTCATC TTTCCAAAGGTCTCAGTCAGAGCCAAGCAGCTCAGACAGCCAGTCAGGCGAGTTGGTGTTTCAGCCAACAGAATCACAAAGCCAAACACCAGATCTCTCCAGGGATTATGGATACGGGTACAATGACGAGTCACCGATGCAGATTGAGAGACCAGATGACTTCAGCGGTCCAG cttcttacccaccGTATGTTGAAGAGGAGGTGCCCAAAAAGAAGACCATCCTTTATGAGGACCTTCGGCAGAAGAACCGAGAGAACTACGAGGGTGATCCTTAA
- the LOC117526989 gene encoding rhomboid domain-containing protein 2-like, translating into MKGVEEVKRVVQSVFRDSAPVLTCGILTVALLSSALFGMTSYFRWTQELFSVGGSVFRTGHVHRLLTHTFSHSSFVQLLLSINVLLLLSGTLEKGVGTVRFLLIFLLLSLITGLCYSLVDLLQEFGPAEGLVPVALACAALTSSHSRSAKAFLCGLSLPIVALPWLFLVITTVIVPHSVLPCNIIGVLIGWMFGRGWFSLLDTSEAEACLLEKTMPFRVLRRIGGVLFVPASVEERRKTLLPLINPTPGSYPVQAYAPVSSMNRSDATGETYEGWPNPTAGAPLPPHSHDSVPCCEPSHSPGPQQSVGQCCNHDSR; encoded by the coding sequence ATGAAAGGAGTAGAGGAGGTTAAAAGGGTCGTACAAAGTGTTTTCAGGGACTCGGCGCCTGTTCTGACGTGCGGGATTCTAACCGTCGCCCTCCTGTCCTCTGCTCTGTTTGGCATGACGTCATATTTCAGATGGACCCAGGAGCTGTTCAGCGTGGGTGGAAGTGTTTTCAGGACAGGACACGTCCACAGGCTGCTCACTCACACTTTCTCCCACAGCAGCTTCGTCCAGCTTCTGCTCAGCATCAACGTCCTGCTGTTGCTCAGCGGCACTCTGGAAAAAGGTGTTGGCACTGTCAGGTTCCTGCTGATCTTTCTCCTGCTGTCCCTCATCACAGGCCTGTGTTACTCCTTGGTGGACCTCCTGCAGGAGTTCGGTCCTGCGGAGGGTTTGGTCCCGGTGGCGTTGGCCTGTGCGGCTCTGACATCGTCCCACTCGAGATCAGCCAAAGCCTTCTTGTGTGGACTCAGTCTGCCCATCGTGGCCCTCCCGTGGCTCTTTCTCGTCATCACCACAGTCATCGTCCCTCACAGTGTGCTCCCCTGTAACATCATTGGTGTCCTGATTGGCTGGATGTTTGGGAGAGGatggttttccctcctggacacGTCCGAGGCTGAGGCATGTCTTCTGGAGAAGACAATGCCTTTCAGGGTGTTGAGGAGAATCGGTGGCGTTCTGTTTGTACCTGCTTCCGTAGAAGAGCGGAGGAAAACTCTCCTTCCACTCATCAACCCGACCCCTGGATCCTACCCGGTCCAAGCGTACGCCCCAGTGTCCAGCATGAACAGAAGCGATGCCACAGGCGAGACTTACGAAGGCTGGCCAAATCCGACTGCCGGCGCACCTCTCCCTCCTCACAGCCACGACTCAGTGCCCTGCTGTGAGCCAAGCCACAGTCCTGGTCCACAGCAGAGTGTGGGGCAATGCTGCAACCACGACAGCCGGTAG